In Planctomycetota bacterium, a genomic segment contains:
- a CDS encoding CvpA family protein — MGIDLIVLILVVLFVFLGYVRGLLAHMAGLGALLVASLATGFVVRGGIQLLASKAEPPSPALYAMACIVAWLLLYFVSRFLLGRVAKLLGSDQQGKPRPWNRKLGALAGAVEALVFAWFILGLLDAMPEDSRKARLPRVHQEMESSLFTNWVVRPTSPATRLELQPLIADLTVLSEHPEALRGIEDKPEIRKIAQHPKVAAVLQDQALLQTWAEGRYGRFFSDSKVREAVEDTEVRQMLRELPIRTILHEAAERARKQAH, encoded by the coding sequence ATGGGCATTGACTTGATCGTGCTCATCCTCGTGGTGCTGTTCGTTTTCCTGGGCTACGTGCGCGGGCTGCTCGCCCACATGGCGGGGCTCGGGGCGCTGCTCGTGGCCAGCCTGGCCACCGGCTTCGTGGTTCGCGGGGGCATCCAGCTCTTGGCCTCCAAGGCCGAGCCGCCCTCCCCTGCCCTGTACGCCATGGCGTGCATCGTGGCCTGGCTGCTGCTGTATTTCGTGAGCCGGTTCCTCCTGGGCAGGGTGGCGAAACTCCTCGGCTCGGACCAGCAGGGCAAGCCCCGGCCCTGGAACCGCAAGCTGGGCGCGCTGGCCGGCGCCGTCGAGGCCCTCGTCTTCGCGTGGTTCATCCTCGGCCTGCTGGACGCGATGCCCGAGGACTCGCGCAAGGCGCGCCTGCCCCGCGTGCACCAGGAGATGGAGAGTTCGCTCTTCACGAACTGGGTGGTGCGCCCGACCAGCCCGGCCACGCGCCTCGAGCTCCAGCCGCTGATCGCCGACCTCACCGTGTTGAGCGAGCACCCCGAGGCCCTCCGGGGCATCGAGGACAAGCCCGAGATCCGCAAGATCGCGCAGCACCCCAAAGTCGCCGCCGTCCTGCAAGACCAGGCCCTTCTCCAGACCTGGGCCGAGGGCCGCTACGGGCGCTTCTTCTCGGACTCCAAGGTGCGCGAGGCGGTGGAGGACACGGAGGTGCGCCAGATGCTCCGCGAGCTGCCGATCCGGACGATCCTCCACGAGGCCGCCGAGCGGGCGCGCAAGCAGGCCCACTGA